The following DNA comes from Gadus macrocephalus chromosome 5, ASM3116895v1.
TAATGCGCCGTGGTCCATCTCTGAGCACTCCGGGCATGGCCGACAGCCACCACATATAAATCAGTTTAGGTTCACGATGCATCTAACGAATATTTGGATAATTTTTTATTTCCAAGTAGTTGTTCCTCTGAAGAGATCCTACTGCTATAGTGTCCCTCCCCTGTGTATATAGGTGAGACTCAAGTTCAGAGTAACTAACACATACTAGCTTAGCTTCCACAAGAAGGGCACGTCAGCACGGTTTGGGTCCTTGAGCCCAACAAGAATACAGCATTCCCATATAGGCCATATATCAATTTGAGGTTTTTAATCATGTTATCATGTGTCGACACTTTTACTCGCCCATTTATTACTATCAAGCATGCAGTCCGAGTAGTACGATTTTTCTTAATATCGCCGTCGAGCTGCATTTCCTTGTTTGCATTGTCCTTGAGTCTTTTTATTTGTAGTTGTTAGTACGGTTCACATTGGCCCATGGGGCCTGATTGGCGTAATACTACCGATCAACATACCAATGGAtgcctttttttgtttgaaCACGCATTGACCGAAACAAAGTATTACCCAAGTATGAAACTAATGTTTGTTAACACTGGCTTTCTCCTGCCGTTGACACCAAGTTGAACATAAAACCCCTTGTTTGGACCCATCACAAGCCTATATGTCTTTAACTTTGTGCAATATTCCGGGACATGACTTGGGGCAGGTAAGGTACGACGAGAAATGTCTTGGGTCCACTCTTGAATGTTGTCATTTTGTTGTCATCCGTTTTTCTATTCACTTGACATGTTACACTATCAAGAGTTTTAAGTTGCACACAATTCATGGATTGATGTTTCCTTGTGGGGAAGGCGTTGATTTTAACGTTCTGCCTTTATGTTGAAAGGTGTTTGAGTATTCGACAACAGCAATGGAGGAGTCCATTTATCTGTCACTGTGTTTGGGTATCAATGTCCGGATGACAGTCGTGTCTCTGgttttggtttgtgttttgttttggatttCATTAGATGTCTTCTAACATTGGCTCTTTTTAATAAAAACCTAGGAGGTTTTCCAGTGTGGAATCAAAAACGTCTGGTCTGATCGCTTTTCTGTTATGCAGATTTGAGAAGCTCCAGTTTTCCGATTTGCTAACTTTGTATATTCATAAGCCCAAAAGCATTTCCACTGCAGCTGTCAATTTAACCTAAAGAATAACACACTCCCGCCTACCTCTTGATAAAAGGGATTTTCTCTAAATCAATTTGGTTTGTTGTGGCAATCGAGTTCAACGGTGATAGCAGCAATTAAGTTAAAGCTGCTTTGTTAATCTGAGTCATCCATcggatataaaaatataaatgaataaaagaaAGTGGTTGGCGGCGTTTCTTTCACATGAACGCCACCATTAACCAGCATGGAATAGGGTGCGGTGGTGAACTGGATCACTTGAAGGTAATATTTGTAATAATCCGATATTCCATTACTGGCCCCTTTGGTGGGTAAGTGAACTACAGCCAATTGGAAGTTTGTGCATTCAGAGTGGAGCGGGAGCTCGGTTTTAAGGCAATAACAATTATATACCATTGttatgtggcaacccggcacggtgagcgaaccacctcctcccaaacaggacaccattttCGCGGGGAAAaaccaaaaaggcatgttttatTCCAAACTCAAACAAAGTCTCGCTGAAGAAACACAAAAGAACGtaaaaacctgggaggaatcaacaGTCCCATCCCTCGGGGGTGGAAtccccgtcacccacgaggaccggtctctctgTACAGCAGCAacatggctgggagagcccAGAATGAGTGGAGgagcaggctatttaagccctgcttctccacctgttcctcaggtgctctgcatctccttaattggcccgggccgggttgccacagttaTCATAAATGAACAGTTATGACAAAAACGATTTATCCCTGCTTTGATTTCACTTCCCTTTTCTCTGGCCCGGTTCAAATACAATACTACTTGATGGAGAGAGTTGGGGAAGGACTTTACAAAACAACCCGTTTATGTATCAGCAATCTCAAACGATTCATACATGTGGTCCCTTAAGTTTAAATTAACGCTCCACCAGTGAAGAGGGCGATTCCatagttttgtttttattatcaaaaGACAGCCATGAAACAAAATCGATTTGTATAAAACATAAATCACCTTATATGGCTTATTTCACGTTTCTACAGTAACAATGGAACTCTTATTGGTAATTGCAATACTTGACACTTTCTTTAGGAAATCTAAACCGGAAACCAGCTTCTGGGTGTTATTAGGATCAAGTTCTGGCTATTATTCTTACCAGCTTCTTGATATAATTATTAGGATATTTTCAAATTTTGGGCAATCCCCAGTGAGTGTCACAGTCCATAGAACAGATTAAGGCATATCCTGACCGAAAGACTATTCGATCCCCCTTTTCCAAGCGATTGGCAACACAATTGTTCCTTTATCACTAATGGAGTGCGTTTCCCAACCACTTCAGTCGAATGATAGTACAGGCCATCAAGAAATAGAAAGCTCAGGTTGACTCCCGGCTATTTTACTACCATAACAGCTCTTTGTCAGCATCCCCTTTTCATTCATCTTTCTTCAGAAAGAACAATTCAAATCCTGCCCATGAATTTAAAATGAAGTCATCTGAAAACTTTCCGGTTTGTACGCGTTGATCCCAGCAGAGTGCAGCGTGTGTggtcgtgcgtgcgtgtgtgcgtgcgcgtgtgtgcgcgtcccCTGCAGTCCTGTTCTGCACATGCTGCCCACGTTGTCTGCCTCCTCCAGGGGGTGGCTGCCCCCGGCcgtcggcccccccccccccccccctgtctcggCCGCGGGCTCAGACCTGGCAGAGGTTGTAGCAGGCTAGGGGCCTCTCCATCACCTGGTCGCGGTCCACCTCGTACACGTAGTCGCAGCGGTGCGACATCAGCGGGGCCTCCGACATCGTGACACTCTGGTTCCCGAAGGAGATGGCCGTGTCCCtctatatagacacacacacacacacacacacacacacacacacacacacacaccccttagaAAACCTTTCACCTTGCCAATGTGTAGAGTAAATAGTCCACCCACAGCCGGATATAAAGAGCAGTTATAGTCACCATGCTCTCATATTAATTCAGTCTTCTTGTCAGCCTCaacctctcatctcatctctctcaGCTCAacctcctctctgacctccacctcctctctctctgacctccacctcctctctctctgacctccacctcctctctcactgACCTCCACCTAcctacctccccacccccccccccccccccccctccctctcttaccCGGTTGGGTCCCACTGTGGtgttggcggtggcggcggcggcggcggcgacggcggccTTCTCAAAGTCCTTCTTGCACAGGTGGGCCATGATGCCCGCCGCCAGGGCGTCGCCCAGCACGTTGATCATGGTGCGGAAGCGGTCGCTACGGAAACCACAAAGCTCCAAGTCAGGTGCGTGTGGAGCGGCGTGTCGCCGGTCTTTGATCGGTCGATTTTATTTGACAATTTctttatataaaatatgaaaCAGCACTCTGTGtcacacattgaaacacacaaATAGTCAGGGATGACTAAATAAAGCCCAAAGGCTAAAGATGTGGTCCCAGGTttgttctttaaaaaaataaaataataataataattctttctttctttctcttttaattcTCACTGCGGTATTCCTGTGCACCTCTGCCGTGGGAGCCCGCATCTCCCTCTAGGGCCAGTAACACCTAAacggctgattatggtcccacgttcacgcaacgcaaggggtttacggaccccttacgtcctcgcggaccctccttgcgtccactgcaagggcctgacgtgcgcctcccaaaaactGTAACCTTCCGcagaggcgacgcagcagcaacggctgtgattggtccgttcACTCAAACTCGACGCAGAACCAAATCGGGAGCGTCTGCGCGGTCCTTGTGTTGCgtgacgtgggaccataatcagcccttgagACATCCTGTCTTATCCAATCATAAGACCCCATGGCCACCCCAGTGTGGTGCGCCGGGCCGTGGCCCTAAAGGCCCGAGGCCGTCACTCACAGGACCCAGTCGATGGCCACGATCAGCGTGATGTCAGCGGGGGGCAGCCCCACCGAGGTCAGCAcgatcaccatggtaaccaggcCGGCCTGGGGAATCCCGGCCGCGCCGATGCTTGCAGCGGTCGCCGTGATACTGGGGGGGgtgggaagaagagagagagagagagagacagagacagagagacagagagacagaaagggagagagaggaatttACATTTCCCACAGGAACATACATTGAATTTGGAGTTTTGATTGTTGGCGTATCGTGTCTCGACATAGTTCACTTTATGAGACAGACGATAGGACTATCACCCCCCAACTCctctctctgacctccacctagcctctgacctccacctcctctctgatctcctcctcctcctctctcaactCGTgagaaaggtcaaaggtcacctcCTCACCTGATGGTGACCAGCTGGCCGAAGTCCAGCTCGTACTCGTTGACCTGGGCGATGAAGATGGCGGCCACGGCCTCGTACAGCGCCGTGCCGTCCATGTTGATGGTGGCGCCCACGGGCAGCACGAAGCGGGCGATCTGCCGGTCCACGCCACAGTTCTCCAGCAGGCACTTCATGGTGATGGGGAGGGTCGCagagctgtgggggggggggggggggggggggagagagagacagagatggagacggagacagagagggagagagacagagacagagagagagagagagagagctgatcaTGCCACCATCAGGGTAAAAACGAGCACTCATTTTCTTGAGGCAAAATCCAGGGAGCAAGTTTCGAGTTCTTAAGACTTGGGCGAGTTTCGTCTGGGAAAAATCCTGAAAAGCTTGGAGACAATTGGAAAGGGGACATCATCGAGGGACTAGAATAGCTCGGGATAATCCTACATTTATTCGAAAGAATAATTCCACAATGCCTTCCACTTAGTAATGAGCGTTCGTGAGATGACGGTGAATACAATGTGTGGAAGATGTCTgctgggtggggaggggggaggggggtctgctgggtgaggaggggggagacgtgTCTGTGGCTAAGGGGGGAGACGTGTCtgctgggtgaggaggcaggaGACGTGTCTGataggtgaggagggggtgacgtgtctgtgggagaggaggggtgagggggagggagacgtgggtgaggaggggggagacgtgtctgggtgaggaggggggagacgtgtctgggtgaggaggggggagacgtgtctgggggtgagggggagggagacttgtctgtgggtgaggaggggggagacgtgtctgtaggtgaggaggggggagacatgtctgtggatgaggaggggggaaaaggggggagacgCGTCTGattggtgaggaggggggggggagacgcacCTGGACGAGGTTGCCAGGGCGATGACCAGCGCCTGCAGCAGCCCCCTGATGTAGGCGAAGGGGTTCTTCCCCGTGAGGACGTAGAAGAAGAGCGGGAGGAGGATGAGGCCGTGCACGAAGAGGCCCGCCAGCACGGTGATGAAGTACATGCCCAGCTTCTCCCCAAGGTGGGCCGGGTCGTGCATGTCCAGGATCTTCCCCGCCACCAGGAACACGATCCCG
Coding sequences within:
- the slc1a8b gene encoding solute carrier family 1 member 8b; this encodes MEMLRRMFRNMVSVKVREYVKDYCRRNGLLTLSVFAVVTGCVLGFLLRSFNLSTQAKIYFSFPGELLMRMLKMLILPLITSSLMSGLSAMDTKASGRLGVLTITYYLWTTFIAVIVGIVLVLIIHPGTGSEKESGHHGGSGPVMTSADALLDLIRNMIPSNLIEATFQQYRTDLIPIVQTDSGKESQANYVYVMPDYHNPQLGHPVFLEITPAPNIKYKIIPGNSKGMNVLGIVIFSATMGLLLGKMGERGAPLVNVCQCINECVMKIINAAMWYFPFGIVFLVAGKILDMHDPAHLGEKLGMYFITVLAGLFVHGLILLPLFFYVLTGKNPFAYIRGLLQALVIALATSSSSATLPITMKCLLENCGVDRQIARFVLPVGATINMDGTALYEAVAAIFIAQVNEYELDFGQLVTISITATAASIGAAGIPQAGLVTMVIVLTSVGLPPADITLIVAIDWVLDRFRTMINVLGDALAAGIMAHLCKKDFEKAAVAAAAAATANTTVGPNRRDTAISFGNQSVTMSEAPLMSHRCDYVYEVDRDQVMERPLACYNLCQV